A stretch of DNA from Pangasianodon hypophthalmus isolate fPanHyp1 chromosome 2, fPanHyp1.pri, whole genome shotgun sequence:
atgttcttcctgtgtccgtgtggtgtttcctcccacctcccaaaaacatgtcagaagGTGACTCTACattgcccctgtgtgtgtgtgtgtgtgtgtgtgtgtgtgtgtgcgccttgGTGCCTTGAAATAGACTGGCAATGGACAggctgtattcccacctcatgcccagtgtccCCAGGATAGGCCCTGGCTCCACCGCAaccctgcccaggataaagtggttccttatgctgaatgaatgaatctttgCAATCCCTGTGTTTCAAGACTACCACATCAAGCTAAAACTGAATAGTTTTGTTTAACTCTAAAATCTAAACATTgctatatattaattttatgttgACAATCCAAATCTAGACACAGTTCTGTGCTATGTGGAAGCCTTTGTGCTGTATCTACTTAAGAAACTCCAAGATTTCATGGAGATtattaaaaatcatgaaaacatgacCTTATAAAAATTccctttaaaggtgcaatagttaattttatttattccttacttgtacaaataacctggatatgtagaacatgattaaaaaaaacttttggccTTTTCAAAAGTTTAAATCATTGAATAGTTGCTTGGAAAGCTGAGCGCAGGAGCAGAATTCTTCATTGTGATTGGATGCTCCTCCTGTCAGTCATCTTATAAACACTATACGGGCTGCATacgatcctgggggcggagcttcgtgaacatgggCGGGAATCATTCAAATATCGATCTCACCTAATCGTTAAACAAGtagtcttgaaaaaaaaacaaaaaatgattaaTCTTACCTAAtacactttcagctttaaaaatTACACACGACACGTGCAGTattagacttttattttgaaaatgaagcGGCACTTGTTTACGTTGGCGTCCTTCACGCGCCAGCACTCGCTTACAGCTACATCATGTGCACGTAAACAGAATCTGCTTGTACATTTTCAGTCCATGTGTGTCAGATCAGATCAGTTATTTTAagaatgtgatttaaaaaaaaccttacaaacaaaaacaaacaaactctgAGGCTTTCCTTCAGCAGGAGGAAGGATTTGTTGGTTTCAGTTTCAACTGTTCTGTTTCCAAACATGGGCAGCTTCACTCTGGTGCAGATGTGCATCAGGAAAGTGGCTCAGCATATGGACGTGCTGGAGAGTCAAGCTGGGGGTGAGGaatggctttgtgtgtgtgagtgtgtgtgttgggtaaaaagattttttgttaaatgactAATACGTGTTGCAGAGTTTTGAGTGATTACACATGCAGCATTAATCTGCTGTTCATCAGACAAAAGTCAGATGATAGAAGAAGAGTGAAGGAAACTTTCTCTCATTTTGTCTGTTAATGCTGAGTCTACTCATTCAAGTCGGCTTCGAGATCTGACTCATAttgaatttctctctctctctctctctctctctctctctctctctctctctctctctcagggtatatctgtctgtctgtctctctctctctctcagggtctgtctgtctgtctgtctctctctctctctctctctctctctctcagggtatatctgtctgtctgtctctctctctctcaatttaaattcaaattcaaaagagctttattggcatgacaaattgTACAATGTAATACCAAAGCATTTATatgggtaaggaataaaacctgaaCAGAGAACAAATGATAAGATTaacaagtgaagaaaaagtgaagatctgtctgtctgtctgtctctctgtctctctctgcctgtcggtctcttgtctgtctctgtctgtctgcctgtctgtttctctctctgtctctctcagaaaTTTTTCCATGAAAAACTTTTTAAACTGACATGtgtgactcagtgtgtgttattcagcATGACCGTGAGGATCTGCTGCTTGTTAAAGATGAACTCTGTGTAGTCAGATTACTAAAGGAGGTGATCAGTTATCAAGTTAAATGGAAAGAAATCTTCCTAATGAAGCTCAGACCCAGCAAGCACAATAACATTAATGCAGGGATGCTCACTCAATTTATCAGTGTACATTTATAGTATCTTGctgatttaataattattgaaatagattttataaaatgcaatgcaaagtaATGTCACTTTGTTAATTAGAAGGTAGAATAAGAGTTTATTACTAAGCTTCAGCCACAGGTGGGCAAAGAAGAGCAGTCTCTAATCACAGTATATCAAACTTTGTGTGATTTAGAAAATATGGCAGAATCATTTATGAGCCAACAGAAACTGCTCTTATTGCtgagctgagccaaatgatctgactcactgaaaagagccggAATTACCATCACTACTGCCTTTGGCATCCTCACACTAATGCTTCATCGAAGTTACAGTCTCTCACAAACCTCTTTTTTAAGttgctgttgatgttgttgATCTAGATTTGCCAGCCTCACTTCTTAAAGACTTGATGCCTCACCTGAACATGTACTACCTGGACAGGATTGAAAAAGCAGCTCGTCTAAAAGGTAAATATGCACAGACAGAGCTCTGGattcaccgtgaccctgaccagaataaagtggttactgaagatgaatgaatgaagttacataacctgtatctgtatttacaaaatgtgtgttatttttgtcattacaAAGTGCACACAGCCCATTTCTGTCTCAGAGTGTATCACGGTGGTGTCACCTGGGATTAGATCTCTTACAAACTGGATTAGAGCTGAACATCGTCATGCTGTCTTTTTTCAGTGGTCTTTGTTCTGGTCTGTCATCTTGatcatcagaatcagaaagagcttttattgccaagtgtgctcacacacacaaggaatttgacttggtatgaagcttccagaacacacataccaataagacagtgagacatattctaataataataataataatggtaatatgaggggggaaaaaatatatatatatatatataatcagaaTCAACCAGCTATGAAATGAATCATGACcttataacagtttttttttccttagcaaaaaatgcatacaaacagaaaaagatACAAGATTGTGTACTAAATGTATTTTACAAGGGAATAAACTAGTGATCACATTAAGCATTGCTGCCATGATCTCTGCACATGTCTttatcattaattcattcattcattcattcagggAAACACCCTGTATGGGATACAAGTCCATATCAGGGCACcgtgcacatacacattcacacactcattcactcatcagGGGCGATTTAGCaaagccagtccacctacctgcatgtattttatcatttattattattgtattcatTGTAGTTTTGTGcttgtgtaatatttaatatccttttaatgtttttcacatTACAAATTGTGTTATCATTTTAGGAGTCTCATGTTCATCTGCATGGGCAGCAAAATGGAGGGAGCTGAATCGCACATGGCGCTGGAAGTTAAAGGTACTGGACATTTTCTTATCCAGGTCTAGATTATAGAAATGTTCAGTGCCACACCGTCTTTGTAACTTTCTCTgacctatttatttatgtttgggATTCAGTTTTGCACCGATTTTTGCACTGTATTATACTGAGTTGGATTTCATCTATTTTTCGCTCACTTATCAGGAACATGAACATGCGGAATGTTGAATGATTATGTTCTTTATATGGGTATTCAAGTGAGTCAGTCAagatcatttaatatttttatttttagtctttaGCTAAAAGAGTAACAGCAGTCTGTgcccattttattttattctgtttcaaCACCtacaaatgcaattttttttaactgttacaCTCACTTTCTGTGAGTCATCTGTAGACTATCCAACACAGAACTATAATTTGGGAGAATGCtgagatatacactcactgagcactttattaggaacactatactaatactgggttgAGCCTCaatttgctctcaaaacagcctcaattcgttgtggcatggattccacaagatgagattctggtccatgttgacatgattgcatgaTGCAATTCCCGCAGATATTTCAGGtacactttcatgctgcgaatcccccattctaccacatcccaaaggtgttctgctGGATTCAGATATGGTgcctgggaaggccactgatgAACGtctgagattcatcagaccaggctacatttttctagtcttcagctgtccagtttttttGAGCCTgcgcccactgcagcctcagctttctgttcttcgCTGACAGAACTGGAACCCGATgtgatctgctgttgtagcccatttattgcaccattctgaataagttctagagactgttgtgtgtgaaaatcccaggagagcagcagttacagaaatactcaaaccagtctgtctggtctcaacaatcatgccacgatcaaagagATCatatcttttttccccattctgatggttgatgtgaacattactcaAAGCTGCTGgcctatatctgcatgataagataagataagtgaatttctccactgtgggatcaataaagtttatcacagcagctcacagacagttaaagtgcaggaagaaagaaaaggaaggaagaaagaaaagttaaaactataactatatgtacacctgatatatatatatgatcttatgcattgcactgctgccacatgattggctgattagataattgcatgaatgagtatgtgtactgatgtttctaataaagtgctcgCTGAATGCAAGTGTAGGGTGAAAGTGTGCACTAATTGGATGTTAAATTGTCTATTCCAGTTTCTGCAGCCGGAGAAGGAAGACTGGAAGCAGATGTGCTTGGAGAGCTATTTTCACACGGTGCTGTTCAGAAGGTCACAAGCACAAAGCTCTGCTTTTGACATGAATGATAGTGCGGTTCTCTCGGTGTCAGCCAAGTACGTGcgggttctctctctcttcacggTGCATGATGTGCGCAGGTTAGCCTCAGAGGAACTACGGCTCATCCTGGCCACTCTGGAGAAGGAAGTGAGGACACTCAGGTTGCTTGATGCCAAGATGTTGCTCAGACACAGAAAGTCAGATGTCCTCTTTGTTCTGCACCGTCTTCTCGACCACGGCTCAGTTAAAAAGCTAGTTCTGAAGAGGACTCCGGATTTGTATGTCTTCAGATGGATTATGTCCAGATGTAAGGGCTGTAGCTGGAGTGATGAGGGTCCTGCAGCATCCAAACGCCCTCGGCTGCATCTGCTCATGGACGAGACAGTATACAGCAAGTTCTGTCCTTCATGTAGTGCTAACGGGATGTGTCCCGAGGGACAGATTCACTCAGTGGACCTGGAGGTTTGTTCATTGACGGCAGTGTCTCGCCTCCTTCCTTCCTGGCTGGGTCTCCGCTCACTTCACCTGTGCACCACCCGTAAGTGCTTAAACAACAATCCGCTGTCTTTTTCTGAGGCAGTGTGTCAGATATGTCTTTTgggtttctgtgttttaggaaGACTTTCTAACAGCCCCTGCATGGCCTAACTGAATTTATACCTTCTGCTTTTAAGTACATttcaacattattttattaagaaTGTGTAATACATAATGCAACCCCTCAATTTTTATTAtatgggcttgggaccggcactgggagtgcactgttttTATGCAGCCCCAGTAGCAGGGGttgttccctggctgggaatcgaacctgtgctgcagtggtgagagcgccgaggcctaaccactagtcctccaggggcCCTGATGTGTTACTGATAGGATACTGATTTAATACTGATGTGTTACTGATAACTTTGGTTCAATTAAATAATTGCAGAAGCTGTCTAATGGGGTTTGTGTTATTGATGCATTTAAGATGGAAATAATAGGTGCCTCTTGCAGGAACATAACTTTAGATGTGTTTCCACTGgaggaacacaaacacaactgaCAGAAGTCTGCAACGTGAAGCTTATTTTACTTGTGAATACTAGATTTGCTGTAAGGACATATGAGCAGATATacacactgtctcactgatGGTATGCCTGAGCAGGCAATGAGCTCCTTTGCAAGTTCAAATGTCACATCTATAGTATCAGTGTTGCCCTCATGCTGTATATCtgtatgtatttacatattGTATTATACATATTGTCTACTTGTGTGCAGAGCTTGTTTGTGAGAAGGAAGTGGTTGACTTGGTGGAGTCTCTCAGAAAGCTTTTCCTGAACCCACACTGTTCCCTCAAAGACCTGAGCCTTGGTAACATGTGTGTTCAGGGTCATTTAGCCAGCTTGCTGATTTCCTGCCCCTCACTGCGGACCCTCTCCCTGGACATCAGCCTGCGGTGGGACTGCAGCACCACATCCAGCGTACAGTTCACACCAAACATGCGTAATGCTGCTTCTTTATgtgttgtaatgtttaaaatgtgttacatAAATAGTTATCCACTTAGGTTTACACCAGGTACAGGGTAGTAAATGATTGCTGTTTGTTATTTTCTGATGCAGAACTCTCTCTTGAGAAACTCACCTTGAAGGCAGTCGAGAACCAAACAACTGTAGAGTGTTTACCAGCTGTGCTTCAACACGCTCCAAATCTCAGCAGCCTTCACGTCACAGGAATACGGCAGGCTCGCTCCCTACTACACACATTGCCAGGTATTGCAAAAGTACTGcatataaaaacacaatcacaatgaaaactgaaatgttctatatgtgtttatttttatttttattgtagtttatttatttatttattgctgtttcTGTTAATAGATAATTAATAGTAATTTGGTTGACTACAGGTTTTGCTGCTTGAAAATGTATCAGTTATTTACAAAAAAGTatcatataaattattaaaaattaattaatagcagatatttttacttctttGCTTGGGTGTAGTTTGCTAATAGacatattttcctttttatcaAATAGATAATAACTGTTCTCTTATCGATTTGAAATAATTCTTTTTGATGCGTcttttgttaataattaattaacaaaattaattatttaattaacaaaaacagagttgttaatatttttttccttttctttagtCTCTAATCAATAAGAAATTATTCTTGATTTTTTGATTCAAGaaaaattttagatttttcacTAAACTGTAGTTAATTGTCCTTTCTTTGCTGATTTTCTTCTCGGTTTTTATtatcttaatttttatttcgTTTGTGGGGCTATGCAGTTTGTTTAATGTCCTGTCACAGTGAGTTGTAGCTCTACACTGAAATTTCAGGAGttcattgttttgttctgtgtgtCGTTcctgttaaattaaattataaagagttaaattaaattcagtCTTCTCCAGCCACTATAATTAAAGAATATTGTAATTACAGAGTACTGTAATTAAAGCGTATTTTAATTAAAGAGTACTGTAATTAAAGAGATCTCCAGGTGATCTAACCTGATCTTCTTTATAACTTTAAGAAAATGTTATCCCTTTCTAGAGTCCAGTCCATTCCTGAAGGTACTGATGCTGGAAGACATAAACCTGGCAGACTGTCACCATGAGATTATTCATCTACTAGAGAACTCCATTTTGGAAGGTAACACAAAACAtcacttctttaaaaaataataaaaggtaaATCTTACTTATGTAGTTACTTATTAATTTAATGTACTTTATCCCAATCCTGTTGTTTTGCTGCTGATTTTAGAGCTGTCCTTGAAAGACTGTAGGCTGCTAGAGAAGTGCACGGAGAAGAAAGACTTCCTGGTTCCATTTGTAGCATCTGCAAAGGAACTTTCTTCCcttcgctctctgtctctgtctcagaaTCGGCTTGGTGAGACTCAAATCCCTAAACCGTTTACACTTATTCATTCAATTTGGTCTTATCTTGTTGGAACCAGTAACACCAGGGTTCGAACAAAATATATGAACTACTTGGATTTAGGGTTTTTTAATGAAAGTacgaaaaacatgaaaaatagcTTAAACATGCTcaagttattaaaaatatattatagttataataaatatttaatatgtcaTGTTCATATGTCACAGAATTAGTCTGAAATGTATCAGTTTAGTAACAGGGTAAAAATCTGACCTCCCAGTGATATCATTTGATTATGATTGTTTAGGAAAATGTACAAAGCATCATAAAAATCTCCAAATTTGCCACAATTTAATGTATTTAGGTGCCATTCAATACATTGAGTTATTTACACAGTAGTGTAGCATAGATTTTGGATTTagtagttttttcttttatgtttgaGAGTTTGGTCTTTGGCAAATAAAGTgcacttaaaaaatattattagggggccaagcaccaaaggttcataggcaccctattgttattctatgttttcttattattattattctgcttcttcttcttctggctagggtgtctatggcagcccatagaaccgtctAGTAAAAAGTTGTGATATTTGGCAgtctgattggggag
This window harbors:
- the lrrc41 gene encoding leucine-rich repeat-containing protein 41, with protein sequence MGSFTLVQMCIRKVAQHMDVLESQAGDLPASLLKDLMPHLNMYYLDRIEKAARLKGVSCSSAWAAKWRELNRTWRWKLKFLQPEKEDWKQMCLESYFHTVLFRRSQAQSSAFDMNDSAVLSVSAKYVRVLSLFTVHDVRRLASEELRLILATLEKEVRTLRLLDAKMLLRHRKSDVLFVLHRLLDHGSVKKLVLKRTPDLYVFRWIMSRCKGCSWSDEGPAASKRPRLHLLMDETVYSKFCPSCSANGMCPEGQIHSVDLEVCSLTAVSRLLPSWLGLRSLHLCTTQLVCEKEVVDLVESLRKLFLNPHCSLKDLSLGNMCVQGHLASLLISCPSLRTLSLDISLRWDCSTTSSVQFTPNMQLSLEKLTLKAVENQTTVECLPAVLQHAPNLSSLHVTGIRQARSLLHTLPESSPFLKVLMLEDINLADCHHEIIHLLENSILEELSLKDCRLLEKCTEKKDFLVPFVASAKELSSLRSLSLSQNRLASSVIEVADLFLGEHPGNIIKLDLSSNFILPADLLEFSRRIVAYHPLHRFTLDLRFNPLNRDPEVKGQALRMLLPFCEVLTDEWDFRSAMVDHVSVM